Proteins from a single region of Thiovulum sp. ES:
- a CDS encoding dinucleotide-utilizing enzyme possibly involved in molybdopterin or thiamin biosynthesis (PFAM: ThiF family): MENYFKRQIQLWGVEKQLSLREKSILIVGSGGLGSSLALALGSVGIGQITLVDFDEVEIHNIHRQIAFSLKDQGRSKAKVVKERIESRSHYTEVQSFEESFEEFSGRDLEFDLIFDGTDNLDTRNRIDEYAKKIGIPWVYGSVESFFGYVGFFEKAPFRTFQIMEKGVLGVAAPMVMQVASLQANIGLRYLVGEDTFKESLYTLSFENDGSFATKKFKMPVE; encoded by the coding sequence ATGGAAAATTACTTTAAACGACAAATTCAGCTTTGGGGAGTTGAAAAACAGCTTTCGCTTCGGGAAAAATCGATTTTAATTGTTGGATCAGGCGGTTTGGGTTCTTCACTCGCTTTAGCTCTTGGTTCTGTGGGGATTGGTCAAATAACTCTAGTTGATTTCGATGAGGTCGAGATTCACAACATTCATCGACAAATCGCTTTTTCATTAAAAGATCAGGGAAGAAGCAAAGCAAAAGTTGTAAAAGAGAGAATTGAGAGCCGAAGCCACTATACAGAAGTCCAGAGTTTTGAAGAGAGTTTTGAAGAGTTTTCAGGTAGAGACTTGGAATTTGATTTGATTTTTGACGGAACAGATAATTTGGATACACGGAATCGAATTGATGAATATGCAAAAAAGATTGGAATTCCTTGGGTTTATGGTTCTGTTGAATCATTTTTTGGATATGTCGGATTTTTTGAAAAAGCACCGTTTCGGACTTTCCAAATTATGGAAAAAGGAGTTTTAGGAGTTGCGGCACCAATGGTAATGCAAGTTGCATCGCTACAAGCAAATATTGGATTGCGATACCTTGTTGGTGAAGATACTTTTAAAGAATCGCTTTACACACTCTCTTTTGAAAATGACGGCTCATTTGCAACAAAAAAATTCAAAATGCCTGTCGAATGA
- a CDS encoding acetylglutamate kinase (PFAM: Amino acid kinase family~TIGRFAM: acetylglutamate kinase): MKKKIGTVKTLLDALPFIKQFSGEIVVIKYGGSAQTSQTLKERFAEDILLLHLIGIRPVIVHGGGSRITELLEQLKIETEFIDGQRVTSDEVMRIAEMVLSGEINKEIASLINHFGAKAIGISGKDSNFITAKPFENGKLGRVGVVEKVDSRVIHKLLEEKFIPVIAPIGSGEELGDIGFNINADVAASAIAQNIGAKKILFLTDTVGVLDKDGELIHSLSTDEVKKLKENGTIYGGMIPKVNACLSAVSGGVEKAHIIDGRVEHSILLEILTSDGIGTQFVN; the protein is encoded by the coding sequence TTGAAAAAGAAAATTGGAACAGTAAAAACACTACTTGATGCACTTCCATTTATAAAGCAATTTAGTGGTGAAATCGTAGTTATTAAATACGGAGGTTCAGCACAAACATCTCAAACTTTAAAAGAGAGATTTGCGGAAGATATTTTACTTCTGCACCTCATCGGAATTAGACCTGTGATTGTGCATGGTGGAGGAAGTCGAATCACCGAACTTTTGGAACAGCTGAAAATCGAGACTGAATTTATTGATGGTCAGCGAGTTACTTCTGATGAAGTTATGAGAATTGCGGAAATGGTTTTGAGTGGCGAGATAAATAAGGAAATTGCATCTCTAATAAATCATTTTGGAGCAAAAGCAATTGGGATTTCTGGGAAAGACTCAAATTTTATAACGGCAAAACCTTTTGAAAATGGAAAATTAGGAAGAGTTGGAGTTGTTGAAAAAGTAGATTCTCGAGTAATTCACAAACTTTTAGAAGAGAAATTTATTCCAGTAATTGCACCGATTGGTTCTGGAGAAGAGCTTGGCGACATTGGTTTCAACATAAATGCAGATGTTGCTGCAAGTGCAATTGCTCAAAATATTGGTGCGAAAAAAATTCTCTTCTTAACTGATACTGTTGGAGTTCTTGACAAAGATGGCGAACTAATCCACAGTCTCTCTACCGATGAGGTCAAAAAATTAAAAGAGAACGGCACAATTTACGGCGGAATGATTCCAAAAGTGAATGCTTGTCTTTCAGCTGTAAGTGGTGGAGTTGAAAAAGCCCACATTATTGACGGTCGAGTAGAACACTCAATTCTTCTTGAAATTCTCACATCTGACGGTATCGGAACACAATTCGTAAATTGA
- a CDS encoding hemolysin A (PFAM: FtsJ-like methyltransferase; S4 domain~TIGRFAM: hemolysin TlyA family protein), whose amino-acid sequence MRADTYISKKFPELSRNKIQSLIKDSEILLDGKVLKKSSFQIENEPEIEFLKKDIFVGRGGDKLHHFLENIDLDISNFVALDVGASTGGFTEVLLKNGVEKVFALDVGTLQLHQKLRENPKVISIENTDIRKFETSQKFDLITCDVSFISLSAILSDLVRLTNNYLILLFKPQFEVGKNVKRDSRGVVLDKKAIWEAEQNFIQKCENLNLKLLEKKESEISGKKGNLETFFLFKIM is encoded by the coding sequence TTGAGAGCAGACACTTATATTTCAAAAAAATTTCCCGAACTGAGCAGGAATAAAATTCAGAGTTTAATAAAAGATTCTGAAATTCTGCTTGACGGAAAAGTGCTAAAAAAAAGTTCATTCCAAATTGAAAATGAACCAGAAATAGAGTTTCTAAAAAAAGATATTTTTGTTGGTCGAGGTGGGGACAAACTCCACCATTTTTTAGAAAATATAGACTTGGATATTTCAAATTTTGTGGCACTTGATGTTGGTGCTTCGACTGGCGGTTTCACTGAAGTTTTATTAAAAAATGGAGTTGAAAAGGTTTTTGCACTTGATGTTGGAACTTTGCAACTTCACCAAAAACTACGGGAAAATCCAAAAGTGATCTCAATTGAAAATACTGACATTCGGAAATTTGAAACTTCCCAAAAATTTGATTTAATTACCTGTGATGTCTCATTTATCTCTTTGAGTGCAATTCTTTCTGATTTGGTTCGTTTGACAAACAACTATTTGATTTTGCTTTTTAAACCACAATTTGAAGTCGGTAAAAATGTAAAACGGGATTCTCGCGGAGTTGTTCTTGATAAAAAAGCAATTTGGGAAGCAGAACAAAATTTCATTCAAAAATGTGAAAATCTAAATCTAAAACTTTTAGAAAAAAAAGAGTCTGAAATTTCTGGTAAAAAAGGAAATCTTGAAACTTTTTTTCTTTTTAAAATTATGTAA